TTAGTGAGAGGTGTTAAAATACTACACTATGCAGTCGCTTCTATAATGATGCAAGGTttgattttatttttttgaagaAAATCAAACTTTGATTGTAGAAATTATATTCTCACCTCTTAGTATCTGAAGAACTGAGCTGACAGCATCAGTTGGCGGTGTGGTTTCAAAATTGTGagcagcttcaccagcaacCAAGGCCATCAACAATGGGCCACCAGCCACTGTCGCATAGCTATAGAACAGAAAGAACTCCCCACGTCGCCTTGGATCTTCAACCAGATGCCCAAATGTATCAAGGTCAGTGCTCCAGAAAACATGCGGAAACAGCATGGCTACCTTGTTCAATAGCCCAAATCCAAGCCTCTTAATACTATCAAGCTTCCTCTGTGGCAACTCAGGTACAAACTTGATGCCTCCATTTTTCAGAACTCCAAGTGGAACTGTGCACAGTGCCATGTCCCCTTCATACACCTGCCCTCCATTGACAACCACCTGCACCCCATCCCCTCCATATCGTACAGTGTGCACCGTCCTCTCATAAACAATCGGCACATTCTCTGCCAGGGCTTGCACAAGTCTCCCATTGCCACCAGGCAAGAAGCAGTGATCCCCACCCATGTCATATGGATCATCCTGGTCCCAGAACGCAAGGCTCAACCTCGACAACAATCCCGCATTGGCATACTCGAGATTTGCTAGATGCCAATTGAACAAGTTCTTTTCCTCCTGTGTGGATATGCCTCCATCTGTCTGGCGTAATGTCTCGAGAGCAGCCCCAAGTGAAACATCCACTGCCACCTCCCCCATGGATGATCGCAGGTTGCTTGACTTATCAAGAAGCTTGTTAAATGTAATCTCTACTTTCTTATCCACCTCTGGGTCAACTGGTGATCCATCCGGACGGTAGAGTGGGCACTTGTCTCTAATCTTGTGCATTGGCAAGCCGAGCTGCTTCGCCACAATTCCCAGCGGGTTGCCTAACGTCCCAGTAAGCACGCTGCCACCAAGATCACCAGCAGCTGACCGCCCACTGCCTTCCATCTTCTTTGTGTACACGCGGCCACCGCAGCGCTTGCGGCCCTCCAAGACTATAACCTTAAACCCGAACGCCACCAGCTGCCGTGCCGCGGCGAGCCCAGCAaggcccgcgccaatgacgacGACGGTGGTAGGCCTCGTGGGCTCCTTGGGGATGCGCTCCTTGATGGACGGCGCGACACCGAAGTTAACATAGCTGTGGGAGACGAGGAAGGAGTAGGCGGCGTTCAGGAGGTGCTCGCAGTGGGGAGGGATGAGCGTCGCGAAGGGCTCCTTGGCGAGCCAGGAGTTGTAGGTCTCGCGCCACCGGCAGAGGAGGTGGTTGCGGATGAGGATGTAGTTGACCTGCTCGATGCCGCCCACGTCGGAGACCACGCCAGCCTCGATCTCCTCATCGGTGAGGGAGTCCGCCGGGAAGCCCGCAGTGAGCGCGGTGACGGCCTCCGCGGTAGGCTCCCGGTTGATCACTATGATGTCGTCGGCGGCGGAAGCAGGGTTTGGCGGCTGGGAGGGCGCCGCGGGAgagggggcgggggcggccgggGACCCGGAGGGAACCTTGCGGCGGAATCCGGTGCGCTTGCGCTTGTTGGGGAAGGCAGGAGTGGGGAGGACAAGGGTGGGGTTCGTCGGCGGGGTGGAATTAGGATCTGTGGGAAGGGAGGAGACGAGGGGGAGAGGCGCGTAAGGTGGCGCCTGGTCGGACATGGTCGCCGGCAGAgtgcggcgaggggcggcggcggcggcagcggcagcggggGCACCTGCTCGATGGGTTTAGACGCGACCGCAGTGCCTGCAGGTGGAACGGGGTGAGGGGCCCACAGGCTCATAGCGCTTTTTTTCCGCCTTCACGCCCAAGGATACGTAAAGGGCCAGTTACGCCTTCGCAGGATCTGTCAAGTTCAGTCTTCAGAAATCACAATCTTCCAAGGAGGTTCATGTATGTGCTTTAAATTTTACAAAAGAGAGAGAACGCACATTCATGACATCCGAGTCCTTGGCTTCCTGCTAGCATCATTCAAACAGCAACTGGTGCAGAAGAAGTTTCTGAATTCTGATCACATCTTTCAGTTAGTTTACAACAACAAGTTTGGGGGAAGAAAGCCATGTATGGTTGCAGAAAGTGGAGGTCTTATTCCAAGTTGCTTTGGCAAGCCAAACTAGAGGTATATACACATTGCTCACCATTTAATGGCCTTCTTCAGTCCAAGGAACATAGAATTACAAAGAACAAATCAACATGCAAGTGATTCTAGCATGGTGAATGGACCAGGGGATACCAGAAGTAGTACTTTTTACATGGCAGCAGTACTCCTGTTGCCAGCTGCATTGCCTGTCGTCAAGATTATAACTTCACTGCTATTTGCTCTCTTGTCGCGATTCTCTAAGTTATAACTGTCTGAAAAAGAATCCATGAAGACACCGAAGAATGAGATCAGTGGATCTGCTCGTGCACTAAT
The sequence above is drawn from the Panicum hallii strain FIL2 chromosome 7, PHallii_v3.1, whole genome shotgun sequence genome and encodes:
- the LOC112899193 gene encoding lysine-specific histone demethylase 1 homolog 3 isoform X1, which encodes MSDQAPPYAPLPLVSSLPTDPNSTPPTNPTLVLPTPAFPNKRKRTGFRRKVPSGSPAAPAPSPAAPSQPPNPASAADDIIVINREPTAEAVTALTAGFPADSLTDEEIEAGVVSDVGGIEQVNYILIRNHLLCRWRETYNSWLAKEPFATLIPPHCEHLLNAAYSFLVSHSYVNFGVAPSIKERIPKEPTRPTTVVVIGAGLAGLAAARQLVAFGFKVIVLEGRKRCGGRVYTKKMEGSGRSAAGDLGGSVLTGTLGNPLGIVAKQLGLPMHKIRDKCPLYRPDGSPVDPEVDKKVEITFNKLLDKSSNLRSSMGEVAVDVSLGAALETLRQTDGGISTQEEKNLFNWHLANLEYANAGLLSRLSLAFWDQDDPYDMGGDHCFLPGGNGRLVQALAENVPIVYERTVHTVRYGGDGVQVVVNGGQVYEGDMALCTVPLGVLKNGGIKFVPELPQRKLDSIKRLGFGLLNKVAMLFPHVFWSTDLDTFGHLVEDPRRRGEFFLFYSYATVAGGPLLMALVAGEAAHNFETTPPTDAVSSVLQILRGIYEPQGIEVPDPLQSVCTRWGTDSFSLGSYSHVAVGASGDDYDILAESVGDGRLFFAGEATTRRYPATMHGAFISGLREAANITLHANARVAKTKVDRSSSTNTQACATILTDLFRQPDLEFGSFSVIFGGKASDPKSPAILKVELGGQRKKNATEGAKTEQNHSNKLLFQQLQSHFNQQQQLYVYTLLSRQQAMELREVRGGDDMRLHYLCEKIGVKLVGRKGLGPGADAVIASIKAERNRSRAKPGPSKLKKSMKPNVVAS